The genomic DNA CCAGCCCGATTTCGGGACCATCACGTTCAGCTACACGCCCGGCGACACCTGTGTCGAACTGAAGTCGTTAAAGCTGTACCTGCAACGCTTTCGCAACCAGGGCATCTTCTACGAGCAAGTCACCAACCAACTGCTCGACGACTTCGTGGCCGCCTGCAAGCCGGTCCGCTGCAAGGTCGTGTCCGCGTGGACGCCGCGGGGGGGCATTACAACGAATGTGACCTGTACTTATGTGGCCGAGAAGGCGGCCTAAAAATGCAAAACAGGCACCGGCACGGGACACCCGTGCCGAACGCATTCAATCGTTGCCGGTCAACACGTTACGCCACGACGATGGCGTTCTGGAGCGGGTTTTGCGGGAGTACGTCGCGCACACCTTGTTGGGCCAGTTGCTTGACGTAGTAAGATCCCGTTCGGCCGCGGAGAACGACCGTTTCCTGAACGAGTTCGACGGCCAGTCCCGTGACCCGGCGGCCGGTCCGTTGGTGAACGCTTTCCTTGAGGAGTTCGTCGAGGCGTTGCGAAATCGCACCCATCATGGATACACTCGTAAGCGACTTGGACTGCTTGCCTAAATCGCAGGCGACTGTTGCCTACGATAGACTCCCAACCGCGATTTTAGACTCGCTATTTCGGCTGGTAATGGATTATTTGCAATTCGCGGACCAATTTATGTCATCTTCACAATTCCTGATCGACAGCACGACCCACTATTCCGCGCCCGAATTACTTGCACGGATCAAAAGTGGTAGCCGATGTGTTCGCTTTGAGTACTGTGCATCGGTTGTCCTGGCGAGTTTTTGCGTTCAATCTGACGTCTACCTGACGGACTCCTGGCAGCTGCGTTTTTTCTGGGGACTTCCGTTCAGTCTGTTGAGCCTGATCGCGGGTCCGTGGGGGGTGCCGTGGGGGCCGATTTTGACGGCCCGTGCCGTCTGGACGAACCTCTGTGGCGGCATCGACGTGACGGCCGAAATCGAGGCGTCATTGAGCGAGGAGAAGATCGCCGCATGACGATGCGCACGACCCCGCACATCTTGCCCGACCGGGATAGTTTAGCTCGGCTTCGTGCTCAGACAATCATTTGACTGATAACTCGTTCGTGGCCGCTCATGCGCTCGGCGCGGGTCTCCGACCCCGCCGCTCTGCTCGGCGCGGGTCTCCGACCCCGCCGCTCTGCTCGGCGCGGGTCTCCGACCCCGTCGCTCTTCGCGACCGCAGGTCTCCCACGCCAGCCGGGCGCAGGCGGCGGTGTCCGAGGGAGTGAGCGTCGGAAGACCTGCGGTCCGAAGAGCGGCGGGGTCGGAGACCCGCGCCGAGCAGAGTACGGGATGTGGCGGGAGTGGCGCGACACTTCGGGTCTGGCAAATCTTTATGGCGTCGTTAAGTCGTTTGCGACAATTGGGTTTGCCAATACGTCTTCCACAAGTTGCTTTCGCGCAATGATCCCAGTGCCATGATCGCTTCGGCGTTGTCGGCGTCCCACCGCATCCCCGAGCCCTTGAGCCTCTGCGTCAGGGTTTTGCAGCACGATTCCGTGGGACCGCTGCCGATTTGCCAACCCTTCGCCGCGAACTCCGGATACAAGATCATCTCCCGACGCTCGCGCACGTAGTTCATCAACGCGTCGGCCGCCGCCCGCTTCGGCCCACGCCACAAGGCCCGCCACGTGACCAGCTTCTCCCACGTGAGGTCGTACCCGTCGTGCTTGAACGCGTGCAAGATGTCCCCCGCCCAGACCATGCCCGCCGAGTCCGATTCCCCGTACACCACCCGCCGGGCCTTATGCACGTTCTCCGCCAGGTGGTAGAAATCGAGCCCCAATGCGTCCAGCGGCAGACACCGCCCCTCGACCTGCCCGCGAATCCACGGCGCCCCATCCACGTTGCCCACCTTTTCCGCCGCCGCCGCCAAGTCGATCCGACCCGCCAACCGACGCATGATCCGACCTGCCTCCTGGCCGTTCCCCTTCGTACCCAGTACCAACCGGTGCTTCTTCGGCTCGTCGTAATACGTGACGAGCTTGAACTCCTTATACTTCTGATCCGCTCCCGCCTTGGCTCGGGGCAACGGGCGGCACGTCCGCCCACGCCGTTTCGCCTTGATGTTCTGACGCCGTTTCGCCTTCTCCCCTTCCGTGACCATCGGTGCCATCACCCCGTCGCACCCGAAGTACACCCGCGTCGGCCCGGCCGTCCCGGGTTCGACCACACAGTCCTTCGCGGTCCAGGTGATCGGCAAGGTCCCTTCGCGGAACGCTTTCACCACCTTGCGGCCCTCGTCTTCGATCAACGTCCGCAGTGTTTCCCCGCTCGCGCTGACCTGCGCCACCTGCGCCAAATTCTCGGCCGTTCGGTCGAAGTTCGTCCCCCCGCCGTTCAACCGGCAGGCCATCTCCCGGACCCCCACACTAATGGTCCGCTCGGCCCGGTCGAGATAACCGTCGACCACCGTGCGACTGCCGTCCGAACCGTGCCAGCGAATCCGCGTCACACACACCCGGCCGTTCACCGTCAGCACCGTGTAGTCTTGACGGCCCTTATTCCGCAGCTTCTTCTGGGACCCGACTTCCTGCGGAGGGGGAAAAAGCGGCTTCCGCCGCATCCGTTCGCATCTGGAGTCCGACCTCAAAGGCCTTCCGTCGGAGAGTACCGAAGAGATCGCGGACCGGACATTCGCTGCCGGCGATGATCTCCCCGTCCTTGGCGTTGTTGATGGCGTCGGCGACTGGTCCGCGCATCGCTTCCATCTGCTGGCGCATCGTCGCGATGTACGCGTCACGGTCGAGTCGGGGCATCGGTTCCATTACGGGCCTCGGTCAAGGGTTGCGGCATTTGTCCCCCCATTCTGGCACCCCTCGTACCCTAGCGCCAGAAAGATTTGCCAGACCCCTCCAATAATCTGGTTGACACTCTCGTGGTCGAACCAAATCGGCACGCCGCCCGGGGCGAGAAACACGGCAACGCCGTCGCGGACGACGAGCGCTCCCGGGTGGTCTACCTCGAACCGCCGGCCACCATTCAATTCCACAGTGAACACACGAAACGGATTGAGCCGTTGGAGGCCGGAGAGGGTGCTGGCGAAGTTATCAGCTGTCATGACAAGACCTTCGTGAAACGATCCGGTGAATGAATGGTCCCGGCTTCCAACTTGATGTACTGAAGTATCGTACCTCGGAGGAAGAAGATGAACAAGACGATGGGCGCTGGCTGTCGCCCCGTTTTGGAACCCCTGTAATGGATCGGATGAATGTTGCCAGATCCAGCTGTAACTTCAGATACTGGAAATCGACATCGCGGCCGTCTCAGCCCGTGATGTCGGCCGCGCCCACGCTCCCGGATGCACCCGCTTATGCCAGTCAGCCACTTCTCGTCCACCCACTGGAGCATCGTACTTCGGGCTCGTCGGGCCGGGGACGACGATGACGCGCGGGCGGCCCTGGCGGTGCTGTGCCAGCGATACTGGTACCCGCTGTATGTCTTCGTCCGGCGCAAGGGCATCGCCCCCGAGCGAGCGGAAGACGTGACGCAGGGGTTTTTCGCCCGGCTCATTGAGAGGCACGCCCTCGACCAGGCAGCGCCGGCCCGCGGCCGGTTCCGGTCGTTCCTCCTCGCGGCGATGCAAAACTTCCTGGCCAACGAGTGGGACCGGGAGACCGCCCAAAAGCGCGGCGGCGGGCGCGCCGTCGTGTCGCTCGACGTCGCGGCCGGGGAATCAAAACTCGGGGTCGAACCGGCCCACGAACTGACGCCCGAAAAGTTGTTCGACCGGGCGTGGGCCTTGCAACTCCTCGAAATCGTCCTCGGCCGCCTGCGGGCCGAATTCACCGACAAAGGCAAGACCGCGGAGTTCGACGCCCTGCAGCCGTTCCTGGCCGGTGCCCACGCGGACGCGGCTTATGCGCCGGCGGCCGATGCGTTGGGGCTATCGCGGGACGCCGTCCGGCAGGCCGCCCGCCGGCTGCGGGGCCGCTACCGCGAGTTGCTCCGGGCGGAAGTCGCGGACACGGTCGGCGGGCCCGACGAGGTCGACGACGAGATCCGCGGGCTGTTCGCGGCCCTCGGGGACTGATTCGGAAAAATTTCCGTCACGAAACGCGCGGTTCGCTTTAGTAGCGGGTGACACCCCTCGCCACCCGAAGGTATCCGCCATGTCCGACGCCCGCCACTGCCCCGCCTGCGGCCGCGAACTGCCGGCCGACGCGCCGGCCGGCCCGTGCCCTCAATGTCTGCTCAAGGCCGGGTTCGAGGGGGCGTCCCGGGTCGAGTCGGAACAGCCGACGGCCGCGGCTCCCGAGCCCACGCCTACCGGAGGCGGGTTCGTCCCCCCCACCCCGGCCGCCCTGGCCGACCTGATCCCGCAGATCGAAATCCTCGAACTGCTCGGGGCCGGCGGCATGGGGGCGGTCTACAAGGGCCGGCAGAAGTCGCTCGACCGGCTCGTGGCCGTCAAAATCCTCCGGACCGACGTCGGCCAAAACGGAGGATTCGCCGAGCGGTTCACCCGCGAGGCCCACGCCCTCGGCCGACTCAACCACCCCAACATCGTGGCCGTGTACGACTCGGGGCACGCGAACGGGCTGTACTATTTCGTGATGGAGTACGTCGACGGGACCAACCTCCGGCGGCTGGTACTCGACCACGCGCTGGCGCCGAAGGACGTGCTCGCCATCGTCCCGAAGGTGTGCGAGGCTCTGCAGTTCGCCCACGACGAGGGGATCGTCCACCGGGACATCAAGCCCGAGAACATCCTGGTCGACAAGAAGGGCCGGGTGAAGATCGCCGACTTCGGCCTCGCCAAGTTGCTCGGCATGAACCGCCTGGAAGACCAGCTCACGGCTACCCACCAGGTCATGGGCACGATCCGGTACATGGCCCCCGAGCAAATGGAAGGGGCCAAGGACATCGATCACCGGGCCGACATCTATTCGCTGGGCGTGGTGTTCTACGAGCTGCTGACGGGCGAACTCCCGCTCGGCCGGTTCGCCCCGCCGTCGAAGAAGGTGCAGATCGACGTCCGGCTCGACGAGATCGTGTTGCGGACCCTGGAGAAAGAGCCCGAGCAGCGGTATCAACAGGCCGGGGAGATCAAGACCGAGGTCGAGACGGTCGTGCGGACGCCGGGCGGACCACCGCCGCCGGCCGACAAACCCGCCGGTACGCCCGGCGGCCCACTGGACGGCGAACTGACCCGCCGCCTCATCCGTCTGGGGGCCGACTTCGATGAGATCGACCACCCGTACATCCGCGGGGTGGTGCTGCCGTTCGTGGGCTTTCTGGGGTTCTACGTTTACGCGGCCGTGTTGATCATGATCGGGCCGATCATGACCACGCGGATGAACCTCCAGGAGCTGACCGTCCTGGGCGTGGCGTGGGGGGTCGTGGTGTTCGTCCTCCTGAACGTCCTCTGGCTCGTCCGCCGGGAGATCTGGCCGCGCCCCACACAGGTGCCCGGGCCGTGGACACCGGAACAGACTGCCGAGCAACTCCGCCTGGTAGCCCGGCGGCTGCGCACGACGGCCGTGCTGACGTTCGTGGGGTGGTTCGTGCTGGCCCCGTTCTGCGGCATCGCCTTATTATTGTCCCTTGTTTGGGCCGTGGTCGCGGGGGTGATTCTGTGGCGGAGCGCGCGGCCGCTCGACCGGCGCCGGTTCCCCGGGGCGGCGCCACTCATCCTGGCGATGCTGCCGTTCTCGCCAGCTGTAATGCTCGGATTGCCCACGAGCCTGGGGTTCGTGCGGATGCTCGCCCGGTCGGAAGTGCGGGCGGTGTTCGAGGAGCGCGGGAAAGTGGCCTGAAGAGCGTTGTTACTTCCGCTGTCGCCAGATCGACGGGTCTCTCGCCGTATGGAAGACGGCGACGACCTCCACACGAACCGTCGTTCCACGCGACCGCAGCAGCAAATTCGGCCGCGCGGCCGGGCGAAAGACCAGTGGCAAGCTCACGGCTTCAACCGAGCCAGAGCGTGTGCCTTGACCTGCTCCCACGGCACGACGTCGTCCGGGCTGGCGTCATCTTCCGCGGCACGGCGCCGCAATTCTTGGCGTTGGGACTCGTTGAGTAAAGGAGGAGTGGGCTCGGCCGCGATGGTGTCCCAAATCTCTTGAACGAGTGCGATGC from Fimbriiglobus ruber includes the following:
- a CDS encoding addiction module protein: MAPMVQSLGIDRLSRGQRIALVQEIWDTIAAEPTPPLLNESQRQELRRRAAEDDASPDDVVPWEQVKAHALARLKP
- the queF gene encoding preQ(1) synthase: MEFTETPAADQLETFPNPRPGRDFTIEIVCPEFTSVCPKTGQPDFGTITFSYTPGDTCVELKSLKLYLQRFRNQGIFYEQVTNQLLDDFVAACKPVRCKVVSAWTPRGGITTNVTCTYVAEKAA
- a CDS encoding protein kinase domain-containing protein; this translates as MSDARHCPACGRELPADAPAGPCPQCLLKAGFEGASRVESEQPTAAAPEPTPTGGGFVPPTPAALADLIPQIEILELLGAGGMGAVYKGRQKSLDRLVAVKILRTDVGQNGGFAERFTREAHALGRLNHPNIVAVYDSGHANGLYYFVMEYVDGTNLRRLVLDHALAPKDVLAIVPKVCEALQFAHDEGIVHRDIKPENILVDKKGRVKIADFGLAKLLGMNRLEDQLTATHQVMGTIRYMAPEQMEGAKDIDHRADIYSLGVVFYELLTGELPLGRFAPPSKKVQIDVRLDEIVLRTLEKEPEQRYQQAGEIKTEVETVVRTPGGPPPPADKPAGTPGGPLDGELTRRLIRLGADFDEIDHPYIRGVVLPFVGFLGFYVYAAVLIMIGPIMTTRMNLQELTVLGVAWGVVVFVLLNVLWLVRREIWPRPTQVPGPWTPEQTAEQLRLVARRLRTTAVLTFVGWFVLAPFCGIALLLSLVWAVVAGVILWRSARPLDRRRFPGAAPLILAMLPFSPAVMLGLPTSLGFVRMLARSEVRAVFEERGKVA